Genomic segment of Nitrospiria bacterium:
CTTAAGATCGGCTATGTGGACGCGCAAAAGGTTCTGGACGGCACCAAGGCCGGGAAAAAGGCCAAGGCGGACATGGAGGAATTTGTCAAAAGCCGTCAGAAAATCATCGATCTGGACGAGTCCGAGATCAAACAGCTCCAGGACGATTTGACCCGCCAGGCCGCGGTGTTGAGTCCCGAGGCCCGCAAAGAGAAGGAGGACGCCTTGCAACGCAAGGTGATGGAATATCAGAAGCGGGCGGGCGAGTTGAACAAGGAGGTCCAGGACAAGAAAAAAGAGGTGCTTGATAACTTCAACAAGGATCTGGAGGGCGTCGTAAAAAAAGTGGCCGAGCGGGACGGATACGCCTATATCATCGACCGGAATGCCGAAGGCGGCGTGTTGCTCTATGCCAAAGACTCCCTCGATTTGACGGGCGACGTGGTCAAGGAGTTTGAGAAAGCCTTTCCGTGATCCCCTCCGGTCGGCAGGATGAGGAACATGAAACCGGTATCCTTGAGAAAACTGGCGGAAACGATTGACGGACGCCTTCTGGGCGATCCCGACGTGCCGATTCACGGCGTGGCCGGGATCAAGGAGGCCCGGCCGGGCGAAATCACGTTTTTGGCCAATGCCAGGTATGCCTCCTTGTTGCCCGAGACCCGGGCGTCCGCCGTCATTTTATCCAAGCCCCATCCCGATGTTCCCTGCGCCCAGGTGATTGTCGAGGATCCGTACTATGCCTTCGCCCGAGTCGTTTCCGTCCTGGTGGAGCCGCCGGGCCGGGCGATCGGGGTGAGCCCGCTGGCGGCGATCGGAAAGGCGGTACGGCTGGGCCGGGACCTCTCGATCCATCCCTTCGTGACCCTCGGGGATCGGGCCGTGATCGGAGACCGCGTCGTGCTGTACCCCGGCGTTTTTATCGGCGAAGAAACCGAGATCGGCGACGACACGGTGATCCATGCCAATGTCAGTGTTCGGGAAAAGGTGATCATCGGCCGCCGGGTGATTATTCATAGCGGCACGGTGATCGGGAGCGACGGTTTTGGATTTGCCACGCACAAGGGCCGGCATCACAAGATTCCGCAGATCGGAACCGTGGTGATCGAGGACGATGTTGAGATCGGCGCCAACGTCGCCGTGGACCGGGCCGCGATGGGCAGGACCATGATCCGAAGGGGAACAAAGATCGACAATCTGGTTCAGATCGCGCATAATGTGACGGTGGGCGAGGATTGTTTGCTCGTGTCGCAGGTGGGAATTTCGGGAAGCACGGTCATCGGCCATCATGTGACCTTGGCCGGGCAAACCGGCGTGGCCGGGCATCTGACCGTCGGGGACAACGTCGTGGCCGGCGGAAGGACGGGGGTGACGAAAGACGTCGCTTCGAATCAGGTCGTTTCGGGCTATCCGGCGTTGCCGCATCGGGAATGGCTCGCGGCGCAGGCCACGTTCCCGCAGCTTCCCGAACTTCGGAAGCGGATCAAGGAATTGGAGACGAAGCTGGAGCGTCTTGAAAAACAGAGGGGCGGCGAACCCCCGGAGCGGAGCGGACGATGATCAAGGCAAGCGAGATTCTGGAAATCCTTCCCCACCGATATCCGTTTTTGCTCGTCGATCGGATCGAGGAGATCGAGATCGGCAAGCGGATCGTGGGCATCAAGAACGTGACGATCGGCGAGCCGTACTTCCAGGGCCATTTTCCGGATCGCCCGATCATGCCGGGAGTTCTGATTATCGAGGCGATGGCCCAGGTCGGCGGGGTGTTGGCCTTCAAATCCAGCCAGGATCCGAAGAAAAAACTGGTCTACTTTTTGGGGATTGAAAAGGCCAAGTTTCGAAAACCGGTCTTGCCCGGGGATCAACTGCGGTTTGAGTTGACGGTGGCGCAGAGTCGTCCGCCGTACTGGAAGCTCAAGGGGACCGCCCATGTGGAGAAGACCCTCGTCTGCGAAGCGGACCTGACGGCCATGTTGGCGGACGACGGGGAGGGAGGATCGACCCGGTGACGCGAATTCATTCGACGGCGCTGATTCATCCGAAGGCCCGAATCGACGACGACGTCGAGATCGGCCCCTTCTGCGTGATCGGCGAAAACGTTCAACTGCACCGGGGGGTTCAGGTCGCCTCGCATGTCGTGATCGAGGGTTGGACCGAAATCGGCGAGGGGTGTCGCATCTTCCAGTTTGCGTCCATCGGGGCCG
This window contains:
- a CDS encoding OmpH family outer membrane protein codes for the protein MQQSEWSGRAIGSILGIILIWILLAASPVQSADSLKIGYVDAQKVLDGTKAGKKAKADMEEFVKSRQKIIDLDESEIKQLQDDLTRQAAVLSPEARKEKEDALQRKVMEYQKRAGELNKEVQDKKKEVLDNFNKDLEGVVKKVAERDGYAYIIDRNAEGGVLLYAKDSLDLTGDVVKEFEKAFP
- the lpxD gene encoding UDP-3-O-(3-hydroxymyristoyl)glucosamine N-acyltransferase; translation: MKPVSLRKLAETIDGRLLGDPDVPIHGVAGIKEARPGEITFLANARYASLLPETRASAVILSKPHPDVPCAQVIVEDPYYAFARVVSVLVEPPGRAIGVSPLAAIGKAVRLGRDLSIHPFVTLGDRAVIGDRVVLYPGVFIGEETEIGDDTVIHANVSVREKVIIGRRVIIHSGTVIGSDGFGFATHKGRHHKIPQIGTVVIEDDVEIGANVAVDRAAMGRTMIRRGTKIDNLVQIAHNVTVGEDCLLVSQVGISGSTVIGHHVTLAGQTGVAGHLTVGDNVVAGGRTGVTKDVASNQVVSGYPALPHREWLAAQATFPQLPELRKRIKELETKLERLEKQRGGEPPERSGR
- the fabZ gene encoding 3-hydroxyacyl-ACP dehydratase FabZ, which translates into the protein MIKASEILEILPHRYPFLLVDRIEEIEIGKRIVGIKNVTIGEPYFQGHFPDRPIMPGVLIIEAMAQVGGVLAFKSSQDPKKKLVYFLGIEKAKFRKPVLPGDQLRFELTVAQSRPPYWKLKGTAHVEKTLVCEADLTAMLADDGEGGSTR